The window AACACATTCAGATTACACAGCTTGTGTGATGTTGCAGCAGTGTTTTAGACAAATCACTTAAGGTGGCGCCATTTGATTGGTTATGCATGCCTGGATTTTACAGCTTTGTTTTTGACGCAGCGCGGTGGAAGAAGATCTGATTGCTCAGAATGAATGTTGGAGCCAGAATAAAGGAGCGAGCAGGttttagaaaacaaaacaaaacaggcagtTGTGGTCCATAAAGCAGATGTCTGTTTTGTAGATTCTGATGGTGTTTGTGCATCTCTTCTTCAGGTGGTGATCCAGAAAGAACAGATATTTTTCCTGTAAAGATAAGAATGATTGCACCATTATTACCCTTTGACTTTGTCCAGACCATGCATGCAAAATACACGTGTACACACCTTCACACTGCCTATGTACAGAATAGTAATGAACacactgtgaaaactgttttgtttttttttaaagaatatgaTGCTGAGTTTGACATTTAAGAGCTACACAGAGTTAATGTAAAATAGTCAAAAAATGATCAGGAGTATCAGGAAGACAGGTAAACTGATGGACTGCCATGAAATATTTAAGCTTCAGCTGTACCTGCAGTATTTTGTGCCACACTCTAGGTGATCCCTGCAGCTGGCACCGACAGGCTTCAGACTGTTCCAGCGCCACAACAGTGAACGTTTGGTTCGCTGAATTAAGCCATGCCACTCGTCAGGCACAGGCAATGAATGAACCTGTAAAGGCAAATACTTGATCCTTTAGCTTTGTCATATAAAACActgattagaaaaaaaatatttccatgAAAGttcaacaaacaataaataactTACCTGAACGACAcataacaaagacagaaaaacagaaaggatGATAATTTTTTCCTGGAGAGTCCTCATGCTGCTTGCAGATGACGCTCAAGACAAgggctgttttgctgcaggCTTGGTTTGTGAGCTACGCCTGTATTAAAGGCTTTAATTGGGTTGGGGAGGAGTTACCTTCTGAATAATTCATTAATTTGTTACTTTATTGACTAAGGCGTAAGGATTGGCAGACTGAGCAGGTCAAGTCAAAGTCACCGATGGGAATCTGTTGCACGGTGGTACTTATCACACAGCTGAAGACAAAGTTTATCTACGTGACTCCAAAGTACACTTTGGACCTCAACCTACTAAATGAGGACAACTCCACGTCGGAGGTTTCTAAGTGAAACCCTAACGTGACTTTAGACTACTATGCATTTAGCCATTTGCTCCACCCATGGAGTCTTGCCAGAAGGaacttaaaaaattaaatgaagttGCTTCATCAGATGTCCAAGATCTGATGAAGTGACTTCCTGAAGTTTCCCTGAATTTCCCCCTTTCCCTACAATCAGTTTAGTTTCTGCCCAAACAAAACTTTGAACAGAGAGACTGCTTCCAGACTTTAAGCTAAGATAACTAATAACATAACTTAAAAATCATTCAGATATGAATATGCAATTCCCCCAAATTATGCAAAATATTCAAGAATTTAGGATTTTGTGCACTGAAGTTTCCATGaagctggaaaaaaagaaactaacagTTAATGCAGATATAAACAACCATTTCtaatatttctagttagaggaAAAAATTAATTACACCATATATGTCAAAAAACTTTATAAGCACCCGTAAATATCAGGGGTTAAACTGCAGTTCACTGACAGACCACTTGgggcaataaataaaaatgatttgataAATATCTTCTTGCTATGATGATTATAGCGTATGCATGTAGAGATGTCTTTATGCATcataaatattacaaataaagttattattattattattactacatcCTCCTTAATTGTTGGGCCATTCTGAACAAAAGTCTTCATGACCATCACCACACATTGATTATTAACAtctatatgtttaaaaaaaaaaaaaaaaaagatttattgttTCACGTGTTGCCCATATGTAACAATGGTCACTAATATTTGTATTCATGACGAATTTTGTTCGACCTCGGAATGAAGAATTAGAAATAAAGTCTTTAAATATCACAGATACATAACAGACAAAAATTCAAATTCTGGCGATGCTGAATATGTTTACGACGACCATCAGTACTTGCGTGAATGCTACGGCAAGTACTGCTAAGTTTTATGTAAACCTTTAATTGTTGTTATTCATTCCTATATTACACATGTCTGTTCTGCATGTAGCGATATACCGATTTAAAATATAGATGAAAGACAGTGAAGGCAGCATTTTAATCTAAATGATCAGCCTGTGGGCAAACTTAGATCAACAGCCATGATGTGAATCCAGAAGATACACTTGGGTTGTGggttgtttttgggtttttttatgaTTACTACCGGTCACACCAACATTATGGTATTACGGTTTTCCACATAAACATTAAAACCCAAGGTTTACAGGTTaagtttttttctccttaaaaACTAATCAGGTTTTCTCAAAAGCTTGCAAAGACAATGACTGAATATatctttatattgttgttaCAACCAAAAAAGACGTTTTGGTCATCAGCCTACATACAGCGCTATATTAAAGAAGCGAAAAAGCACCGTAGGCTAGTCCATGTTAAAATGGCAAACTTAAAATAACAAAGCTTCAAATGCATGCATTTCTGTAACAGAGCACCTCCTATGGGTGCAATGTGTAGGTGGCCCAGAGTCCAGACCTTTGGGCATTTAGATTGTTACCAGAAATGGTTTTGTTCACTTTAAGCAGATTTGTAGGTGTCAGCCACGAGTAATGTAGCTGTGAATAACAAAGTTTCAACACTGAAATGCAAACAATGCATTAGTCAGACCTTCCTctaaagcaggggtccccaatcacagtccacgagggccggtgtccctgcaggttttagatctcaccctgggtcaacacacctgaatcacatgattagttcattaccaggcctctggagaactgcaagacatgttgaggaggtcatttagccatttaaatcagctgtgatggatcaaggccacatctaaaacctgcagggacaccggccctcatggactgggattggggacccctgctctaaagTTTGGCATAAAGCCAGTCATGCTTTATTGGTCATCTGCAGAGCAATGATTCAATACTTTTGCAATGTCAGACAGGAACTACAAACACACCTTCAGGGAATAGCATAGAAAGTTTATTGTTGAGTCATAGCAAATGACAACGTGCAAACTGTCAGACGTGTGACCTAATGAGAGATTTGCGTATAAATCGTGATTATAGTTAAGTACTGATTTTGCCAGGGAGTAGTAGTAGTGTAAACAATGTTCTCTTTTAGgtacaaaacaaacatacacacactcaaaaaaagaaattgaacACAAAAGATTTTGTCAGCGAAAAATAGTGACTGAAATGGCAAAAACATCTATATTATAGTGAAACTGTGTGCAACATTGGacagaaaaataacatttagTTATAAGTGCTCTAAAAATTAATAGGCCAATAGGAaaacaatgtgtttattaaaaaaaaatgcttcaatAAAGTTATAAAATGCTACAGAAGTTAaactggggaaaaaacaaaatcagtctAAGTGCTTCAaaagtttttgtgtgtttgtcagtgtcACTACCACAAAGCTTCATACGCCGGTTTCAGCAATGTAAATCAGTAGAAATTATATTAACATATTTATGACAGTACtggaattaaatgaaataatattgTATTAGACATTTACAACAGGCAGAAAGCCATCCTGTCATTGTTGGGTTAATACTGATTGGATCACAAGGAGgacacacatgtatatatacactgtaGATTACTGAGCTTGGCTACAACACAgaacatcattttaaaatgaacaagACCACATCGCCATAGCATCTGAAGCCAAAAGGCTGAAAGACAAGCCCAAAGTAATCTGCACTTCGAACAGGCTGCACTACTAGCCTGACTTTTTACATCCACTTCATTATAACATACAACCAACCTGGCTTCTTAATActgttttttcttgctttttaaaACTAACTCTGACTCCCAAACTAGTCTGGGAATCTAGTAACTGTTCAAGCTCTAGCCAGTTGCCTTGTAGATAGACACAACGTCTTTTTTCTGAATAGAAATGCAGCAACAGCTCACACATATATGGCCACTTTGCAGCACAGTGTTTTTCCCACTTCCAGGATGTTTGATTAATTCAAAGCTGGGTTGTTTAAGGGGGTTAACTAACCTCATGTTAATCCAATTCAAAAATCCCATAGTTAggagttaaaataaaaacaagctcaATTTAAGATTGACTGGAAAATCTGGATTTCAGCATCATTACAACTTGAAATGAAGACATTATCCTCCAAATCcagcaacaaacacaacaaaaagacaGTTTTTCCCACTTTCTTAAAACCATGAATGCGAAAAtagattaaaatatgaaaaccatTGTATTAGTGTTACTTGAGAATTAATGGGTGAACCCCTTGAATTGTATTGCAACCAAGGCAATCTTCCTCTTTCCACGTTCTGTTTGCTGTTACGATGAGAGCAGGGGCTGTCGTTCGGCAGCAGtgctctgaaaaagaaaaatattaaaaaatatatataaaatgcaaATATATTACAATTTAAAGTACTGAGAGAGGAACTGTGCTGCTGCATGAGTAAGTCAGGAATGGCAGTGAAGTATGTGAGGGTTGTTCAGGACATGTGTGTAAGGAGTAGATGGAAGAGATCCTGGAGTGGTGGAGATATGCAACGGAGAGAAGAGGGATTTAAATTCACAGAGGACAAAATGCATGTGTATGAATGAGACAGATGCATATAGATCGATAAAGATGCAAGAAGTAGAGCTAATTAGGGGGAATGAGTTTAAGTAAGTTAGAGAGGCGAGGCTGAGATGATCTGGACATTTAAAGGGGAAGGGTAGTGGAgatattggacaaaggatgctgaagatggagctgccaggcaggaggaaaagagggaaACCGCACACAAGGATATAATGTAGgagggacatgcagagggttggtgtgacaggagAGAATGCTAAGGATAAGgtcagatggaggcagatgatccaaatacctaaatatctaatcagacaatggcctgtatttgtatagcgctttactagtccctaaggaccccaaagcgctttacacattcacacaatCACACGGCAGCAATTGATtagctgctgaagttcaaactgaacatCAAAAGGGGGCAAAAGGTGATTCGAGTGACTCTGAACATTGCATGATTGTTGGTGCCAGTGGGGCTGGGCTGGACTGGGCATTTCAGGAAAATATCCAgtaagcagcagttctctgggtgcaCATggcttgttgatgccagaggatGGCCAAaaaaatggccagactgctgCTAGCTcacaggaaggcaacagtatcTGCTCTGAATAGTCTTAAAATCTACTACAATATTtgaattagggctgccacaaaggattattttgatagtcgactagtcaccgattatttttgtgattagtcgactaatcagatcatgcatcaatTGGACGTaaagcttattgcaccagcatgcatgtttaaggtatgtgctaactaaaaataaagacaagatgatattttattaaattttaatgaaatttgcagattgttttggtgaaattttaataaactcagccgtctgctccttgctatctaaaatataacaggacaccggagtatattctctaccatctcacacttctgataatcagttgtctgcttgacgtttattcagctgtgtaaaaactataactttaatctcagccaaaccgatttagtcaggaacaaataaaatactaaaaaaagccaaacaataacatttttaagttatctaagtgacttatgtatgtttaacctgagtagcgaaagacggcggtgggtttgaaaacgatttgccgggagtccggtgttctcaccggctctagtgagccttgaaccccagctagctatcgagctggtgggtaacagacgtctccgaaaacgtcggagcgcttttaaaaaaataggtggtgtcttgataaacggagcagatatttgaagtttacacagctacattctcgcctgaaaatatgttaaacgtttattttgtgacccagaaagaataataagagtaatattaaaactaactagctgccgccattgttgaaaactgagcagggcagtgctatgaattctgggacactgcttcttcttcttcagggtttaatggcagctggcatccttgtacatgcagtgctgccatcttctgtttcagtctgttattacacgcttaaatcctactacttattcctgcgtcttttgggatcttacaaagcttcaaacgacgtgtcgactattaaattagtcgtcgacgattttgatagtcgacgtaatcgtgactagtcgactaatcgtggcagccctaatttGAATAGACTCACCCATTAACTGATTTCAGTTAAttcgtttttttttagttgtagTTCTTTAGAGTGGAGCAAAGTATAGCATTAATTAAACAGGTTTGATTTGTATTTTCTAAGTTTATTTTTCTTGAGCATTTATAGGGCTTTTGGGGCATGTTGTGGACTAATCTAGGGTGCttgataatgaaaaataaatcaatttatttGAACTATTTTTTAGATTATTTTAAATTGACCACACACACCATCATaaatctgaatgaaaaaaatTGAGCCATCctgtatgagcaagcacttggcagaaccaggctcaggccATCTGTCCCAACATAAtgacatcacacagttgcttatTGCACAAGCTCACCTCGGGGACTTTCTGTTGACACACCAAGAACATGAAGATTCCTCCCACAATGATGGCCAGGCCAATCAGCATGAAGGGAATGTTCTCCACAACGTTCTGCTGAACACCAATCGCCTTTAACTTCTTGGCTGCTGTGTCATCAATGGTGGCGCTCTGAAAAGAAGGTAAGAGAGAAAAGATTGTGTTATAGCACAtaagaacacaaaacacagcccCTACAAAAGTAAATGGTAAATTTGCGGCCCTTTCATTTACCGTCTGTTCATCTTTGTGTTCAAGTTTATGAAGAAACTGAGACCATAAGAATTTTATAAACAAgttaattttattaaatttactgATTAGTGATTTATATTAGATTAGTCTTCTGTAGCTTTGATTTTGTGGAATCATAGTATCTAcctctgtatttttctttttttgcctccACACAAGTTAGATTTACTAATTGCAGTCTGTCTGAGCAGGATTACACAATGCTTTGAtacattaaagagaaaaacGCGAGGTACTCCTTTAACTACAGGGTACTCAAGGGAGTCTTTCCCCTTTGAATCATTTGTATTTAACTGAGagttataacagaaaatgtaTATAAACCAGAGCTCAGACAActtttgtggtgtgtgtgtacgggtattaacatcattgtggggaccaaaaattggaagttTACTTTACTTGTGGGGACGGacagcccttgtggggaccaaaatcccggtccccatgagtttgaaggcatttttgagactcaaaatgtggttttagtgtcagggttacaattaggttatggttaggtttagggtaacgGTCAgagttaggcattcatttttgatggttaggattagggtaaGTTGCTAGGGAAACCAcacgtacgtgtgtgtgtgtgtgtgtgtgtgtgtgtgtgtgtgtgtgtgtgtgtgtgtgtgtgtgtgtgtgtgtgtgtgtgagagagtgagtGCGTGAGAGAGAGTTTGTACCTCATTCAGATAAACCACAGGGAAGACTACTGTCCTTACATTTCCCGTTTGACTGAAAGAGAATGACATGATAATCTTTAACTATGATGTTACGAAAATTAGCAATTTGGAAAACACATTATAATATAGTTGTGTAATATAAATATACTTATACAATATCTTCCTGGGCATGTTCTGTAAATACATACTATCTGTATAAAGCTTGATTGCGTATTAATCTCACACCATAAGTTATCTGGAGAGttacataatttatttttggactTCAAGCTCCGTCTCTAGCACCTTTAATTTGAAACAGAATAACAGATATAACATAAAAGTGCCATATCTGGGCTTGTTGGCATCAAAAGAACTGCACAAACTTTCCTTTCAAAGTTCAATATTGCACAAAAGAGCCGACGCTTGGCTAGGGATTGAATTTGATAAGATTTTACTGATATCAGCCCCAACATCAGTTCTGTTTATAAGTTAGATTCTATATTTAATCCCTTAAGCCTCAGAGACAGGGGGCAGCCTCTCTCTGACCAAAGTATTCACCATTGTGCGTGCTTTTGCTGCTAGCAGATAGCAGCAGTTGCCTGTAGTTTGCACCAACTCATGTGCAAAACACTCACCAAATACTTGCTAAGTGGTAGTGAAATTAGAAACAGTGTgagttagcgcggttagctcgtcaacgcgttagcgcggttagctcgtcaACGCGTTAGTACTGTGCAGCCCCGcgcacggggcgatctgcgCTAACTCGCAAActgagatttgccgcgttaatgcagttatggcgttaacgtcattttaacaagattaacgctgGCAGCACTACTTTAAAGTAAAAGCTTCACCTTTTGAAACATGCTGGTGTGTTGCagtaaggcacaacttttacttgtCTAAAGATTTTGCAATCTATTTCACAGCAACCGCGAGCAACCTCCAGGAACTGCTCGTCATCCAAgcaggaaaaacacatttttccctagcgaCCAGAGACTGGTTTCTAAGCCTCAGTTACTGGGGGCTTATGAGCATTTGTTCCATGGGGAAAAAAGTAGATTTGAACAGTTTTTTACCAACAGCATAAATACTTTTATTATCCGAGTTTAACTACAGTGAAGAAAGAGAGTATAAAGAGGTTTTCTTCACTGATTGGCATCATTTTCTTTGTAATGCACAACACTGTGGTTGTTGCATTCACAAAATTAAGTTTGGACTGTGTAACACCCATTCGAGACTACAGTACCTACAGTTAGCTTACTTGAAGTTAAGAGTTTTCTGTCATTCCGAGTCATAAATAAAGTGACtgtgcaaatgaaaataagaataaaaatctATTAGAATGATACAAAAGTTCAtgttgcggctgcagtgatgcggacgctgtaccgatccatcgtggtgaagagagagctgagcataaAAGGGAAACTCCTCCTTCCTGGTCCATCTACGTCCCCACCTTCTCCTATGGTCACAAGTTTtaggtagtgactgaaagaacgagGTCGCaaatacaagcagcagaaattagctttctccaaagggtggctgccctctcccttagagatagtgTGAGGAGTTCGGCCATCcaagaggggctcagagtagagctgctactcCCCCACACTGGAAGGAGGCAGTTGAGGTgtttcgggcatctgacaaagATCCCCCCTGGGTGAGGTGtccagacccaggacacgctggagagattagaTCTCTCAGTTGGCCTGGAAACGCCTTGGTTTTACCCCaaataagctggaggaggtagccagggagagggaggtctagccttctctgcttaggctccTGCCCCCACGACCTGGCGCCGGATAAGCGGAACAAAATGAATGGATTCACAAAAGTTAGTTTGCCAAAAATAAAGAGGTATATTCTAAAAGCAGAAGGCATGCACAGGACAGATCCAAAATAGCCTGGTGGACAGAAGAGCACAAATCTTGTAGATGAAAGCAAAATGATTTGCATGGGAAAGAAAGGCCCCTTCATGACTCTATGGCAAATTACAAATATTCTCCAGGATGTAGGCCAATGTGTTTCCTTGTacataaaaaaaagccaaacctCATAACCAGAGCCAATTATCTACTGATGTCAGTACGTTTAAGAGACATTGTTAACATTATTCAGTATAATAAATTCTGGCCACTAATGTTGTCTTGAGGGCTCCAAccttatacattttaaaatattgatgTAAACCTATTCACATTAAAGCTGAGACTCACCACTTTAATATagcttttgttattttattttatttcaaataaaaataacagtaatGTGTAACTATCTAAACACATACAGTCTCATTATCTTGCTGCTAGTTCCTTCTGATGTCAGGTAAACACGTAACAAGTGAGCCAGGTCTGTGCAAAAGTCCACCCATAATGATGATGGTGGCATTATTGCTTTACAATTAGCTTACTGGCAGCCCTTCACAGATATGGGTACTCATGCAGCTATTACGGCTTCACTCTTTATACTAATATAGTGAAAGTGAAATTTATGAAAATTCAGGTTATTCAGCTGCTTGAACTGATGAAAAGAGCTGCTGATTACCTGAAGGTGGGAATTTGCTCTACATAGACGTTAATCTGGATTCGCTTGGCTGCTTGGAGAACCACTCCTGTTAGCTGTAAAACACAAATTCATTTTGTTAGGGAGACAGAGAATGTGGGAAAAACTCCTGTCACTCCTGATGTATGAACACGTATACCTAAACACCTAAATAATTGTTTTCTGCCCACACTGTATTATGGCCATAATCTTTATAGTAACATGTTGACATTATTTGTAAACCAACAAACcactggatagaaaaacacagcaCTAAAGCTTTTTAGTTAGGTATAGTAGATTTTCATCCATTACATAATACCATCAGGGAGGCATGTGCTCTGTCCCAGATTCCTCATGCAGCTTGAGAATGACCTCAAACATACAGCTAGAGTGATAAAAAGGTAACTTCAatgaaaagcaaagaaataaaCTGAGTTAATCTGAGATTatgtgaaaaaacagaagacagTGAGACATgtcagctgtcaaacaaacctaATTGGGGGTTTAGTCGTTTCTTTCTTCAGTTTTCTGCATTTTGAAAAActtaaaagagagaaaaaaatctcaGGATTTATCATGTACTTATCTAAAGTTACCCCTAACTGTTTGCATAGTACTGCCTGCAGTTTTAATATCTTTACTGTAGGCAAAAATAACTTCACAGCTCTGAAGCTGGCAGGGAAGATGGCTGAGGGCATCACAACCCAGCACTTATGATAAAAGTCACAGGACTTTGATCAATTCTAATGATATCATGCCGTGGCAGAGTGATCAAGAAGGATAAACAGGAAAAACGGTAGCTTGTTTATTGGATTCAATACTTTTGTAACCGTAAAACCACCACTTTATATGTGGGTGTGTGAAATAATTACATGTACTTTTGTACGAAAGCATGAGAGCCAATGTAAGAAAGAGTTCTGTGTTAGACTGGTCAGACTGGTGTACAAAGAGCATCTTAATAGGGGCGTAGCAGTAAAGACGAGCAGAGGTACACCAATCTGCAAAATATCGCATCTGCAAATTGTGAAAAATAATCCGAAAAATATTCCACAATGTAAAAATGCTAAGACTTTAAGTATCTCATCATCTAATAACATGATCAAAAGActcagagaatctggagaaatctctgtggtATTTTCTGTTAAATTTTGAAAACACGGTCGCTGCATCCTCCAGATTCAAGTGGAGAGAGACCATCTGGCTTGTAAATTAGTGTTCAGTTCAGaagcctgcatctctgatggtatgggggCACATCAGTGCCCATGGaagccatatatatatatatatatatatatgatcaGAAAATTATATCATATAGCAATTGTTAATTTTTGGCTGCTGTGGCATAAATCGTACATTGGATGGTGgtctaatacatttgttaagCACTACACAGTATGTTCAGCTACACGTTGTGCTGCTGGAGGTGTTTTTTTCAGTCTGTCTCTCGCTATCAAGACTTTACTACAAGTTCAACCAGGTAATTAGAGTATTATTATCATGATAAGAGCAGTTAGAGCTTATCTTTCGTGACAGCCCCGTACCACGTACCTCTGATTTAATTTTTAACCACTATTTTA is drawn from Pelmatolapia mariae isolate MD_Pm_ZW linkage group LG7, Pm_UMD_F_2, whole genome shotgun sequence and contains these coding sequences:
- the LOC134632094 gene encoding liver-expressed antimicrobial peptide 2-like: MRTLQEKIIILSVFLSLLCVVQVHSLPVPDEWHGLIQRTKRSLLWRWNSLKPVGASCRDHLECGTKYCRKNICSFWITT